The following proteins are encoded in a genomic region of Clostridium kluyveri:
- a CDS encoding DUF4004 family protein translates to MKYIYLYWIIKKSTFTGQETFFSKNKILDRVEKIKNFKEDVSLDELANIFSPNLSNVFLEENYILKHHIVSQVTINLYKSSHKESRGFYFNELLFMNITDKFLKSGKASLEEGKLIVDTLEKNYKNFDGRYCDVVLIRKFGIAICFLMLIPNEIYVEAEAKLVLKVNSGECLEELKTKVTL, encoded by the coding sequence TTGAAGTATATTTATTTGTATTGGATCATAAAAAAGTCTACTTTTACGGGGCAAGAAACATTTTTTTCTAAGAATAAGATACTAGACAGAGTAGAAAAAATTAAGAATTTTAAAGAGGATGTATCTTTAGATGAACTTGCAAATATATTTTCTCCAAACCTTTCAAATGTGTTTTTAGAAGAAAATTATATATTAAAACATCACATTGTTTCACAAGTCACAATAAACTTGTATAAATCTTCTCATAAAGAGAGCCGTGGATTTTATTTTAATGAATTGCTATTTATGAATATCACAGATAAATTTCTTAAATCTGGTAAAGCAAGTTTAGAGGAGGGTAAACTAATAGTTGATACTCTGGAAAAAAACTATAAGAATTTTGATGGCAGATATTGTGATGTAGTACTTATAAGAAAATTTGGTATAGCTATATGTTTCTTAATGTTAATACCAAATGAAATATATGTGGAAGCTGAAGCAAAACTTGTGTTAAAAGTAAATTCCGGGGAATGTTTAGAAGAATTGAAGACCAAGGTAACATTATAA
- a CDS encoding SGNH/GDSL hydrolase family protein — MKKIAGNNLFTIFFAFIFVFMSTISISSVKADEIGSVNISQTSSSINYLALGDSISYGMSADPGKGYVDLFHKHLETLGRYGEVNLQNLSVSGDKSSDLLTKLQTDEYKEAVKDAKIITISIGGNNLLSPVIEAVCQAFGVNRNNNPNYQTELALAVASNPNKDAILAGIVSSGTLFQNLNSGILQFKSDFPSIIQTIKALAPQSEIYVLTLYNPFNSQDPMYSAFDSIINLINTTIKAQTNNCNVVDVYEKLKTTSGAVNFSLSNMMIDPHPTTIGHAAIYDLLVDAKVKKDGVVDVNKKWTITFTGEVGFDDSTKDAIIVTDSKGNKVNTTLELGEDNKSIIVYPPTTGYIEGESYTLTVGKQCHDKNRKQMKQDRTLNFSIKAHTAD, encoded by the coding sequence ATGAAGAAAATTGCAGGCAATAATCTTTTCACAATATTTTTTGCATTTATATTTGTTTTCATGAGTACTATAAGCATATCTTCAGTTAAAGCAGATGAAATTGGTAGTGTAAATATCTCACAAACTTCATCCAGTATAAATTACCTGGCGCTAGGAGATTCTATTTCGTATGGAATGAGTGCTGATCCAGGTAAAGGATATGTGGATCTTTTTCATAAGCATTTAGAAACGCTTGGCAGATATGGAGAAGTAAATTTACAGAATCTATCTGTATCGGGAGACAAAAGCAGTGATTTGTTGACAAAGCTTCAAACTGATGAATATAAAGAGGCAGTCAAGGATGCAAAAATTATAACAATAAGTATTGGCGGAAATAATCTTCTTTCTCCTGTAATTGAAGCTGTTTGCCAGGCATTTGGAGTAAATAGGAATAACAATCCTAATTATCAGACTGAATTAGCTCTGGCTGTTGCATCAAATCCCAATAAGGATGCTATATTAGCTGGAATAGTAAGCTCTGGAACTTTATTTCAAAATTTAAATTCAGGAATACTTCAATTTAAAAGTGATTTTCCTAGTATCATTCAAACAATTAAAGCCCTTGCTCCACAATCGGAAATATATGTTTTGACTTTGTACAACCCATTTAATTCCCAGGATCCTATGTATTCTGCATTTGATTCTATTATTAATCTTATTAATACAACTATAAAAGCACAAACTAATAACTGCAACGTAGTAGATGTTTATGAAAAGCTTAAAACAACTTCTGGTGCTGTTAACTTTAGCTTGTCTAATATGATGATTGATCCTCATCCCACAACAATAGGACATGCTGCTATATATGATTTGCTTGTGGATGCAAAGGTAAAAAAAGATGGAGTGGTGGATGTAAATAAAAAATGGACAATTACTTTTACGGGAGAGGTAGGATTTGATGATTCTACTAAAGATGCAATTATAGTTACAGATAGTAAAGGCAATAAGGTAAATACGACTTTAGAATTGGGAGAAGATAACAAAAGTATAATAGTTTATCCACCTACTACAGGATATATTGAAGGAGAAAGTTATACATTGACTGTGGGGAAACAGTGTCATGATAAAAATAGGAAACAGATGAAACAAGATAGAACATTAAATTTTAGTATAAAAGCCCATACGGCAGATTGA
- a CDS encoding GNAT family N-acetyltransferase, with product MKLNTRRLTIIPLNLEQFEILFDGMDKLERLLGLDSSNEKMDSHTEKAMEELFKECKKHKEKYLWYTNWQVILKKHNLSIGSACFMGYCGDDGTVEIGYGINEKYRCNGYMTEAVKSMCQWALSDKKVLKVIAGTDKNNTASQKVLQKCGFIIYDEDHENYLWQLNNELS from the coding sequence ATGAAATTAAATACTAGAAGGTTGACGATAATACCTTTGAATTTAGAGCAATTCGAGATATTATTTGATGGAATGGATAAATTGGAAAGATTGTTGGGACTGGATAGTTCAAATGAAAAGATGGATAGCCACACTGAAAAAGCGATGGAGGAACTTTTTAAAGAATGTAAAAAACATAAAGAAAAATATTTATGGTATACAAATTGGCAAGTTATATTAAAGAAACATAATTTATCTATTGGAAGTGCTTGTTTTATGGGGTATTGTGGAGATGATGGAACAGTGGAAATAGGATATGGAATTAATGAAAAATATAGATGTAATGGATATATGACAGAAGCTGTAAAAAGTATGTGTCAATGGGCATTAAGTGATAAGAAAGTTTTAAAAGTTATTGCCGGAACAGATAAAAACAATACCGCTTCTCAAAAAGTTTTGCAAAAATGTGGTTTTATAATATATGATGAAGACCATGAAAATTATTTATGGCAGCTAAATAATGAATTAAGCTAG
- a CDS encoding ATP-binding protein → MDKLELLNIIKNGENSHEELMRPFQANGSIHFDISPIHNTSIRDLNLDIIREYFLKYNTFDLYEEEKSNVERILINADILKEIDGKAMCSVGGLLIFGKSVENVMSQNGISFAHFRGDEITDELIDKKIICGRLQDIAEQTLVVLKNNMKNPSIIKELKRKEEEEYPILVLREAIINALVHRNYSILGSKIRIFMFDNRIEFHSPGKLPNTVTIEKMKIGVSYARNPFLVKYMENMRYIDQLGRGVPMILKTMKDLGAREPLLQESGEEFVLTVYKE, encoded by the coding sequence ATGGATAAATTGGAATTATTAAATATAATTAAGAATGGAGAAAACTCACATGAGGAATTAATGAGACCATTTCAGGCCAATGGAAGTATTCATTTTGATATATCGCCAATTCATAATACTTCCATAAGAGATTTAAATTTAGATATAATAAGGGAGTATTTTTTAAAATACAATACCTTTGATTTGTATGAAGAAGAAAAAAGCAATGTGGAGAGAATATTAATTAATGCAGATATATTAAAAGAAATAGATGGAAAAGCAATGTGCTCGGTAGGGGGATTATTGATATTTGGCAAAAGTGTAGAGAATGTCATGTCTCAAAATGGAATCAGTTTTGCTCATTTTCGTGGAGATGAAATAACAGATGAACTTATAGATAAAAAGATAATCTGTGGAAGATTACAGGACATAGCGGAACAGACATTGGTAGTACTAAAAAACAATATGAAAAATCCTTCAATTATTAAGGAGTTAAAAAGAAAGGAAGAGGAAGAATACCCTATTTTAGTACTTCGAGAAGCTATTATAAATGCTCTTGTTCATAGAAATTACAGTATTTTAGGTTCTAAAATAAGAATTTTTATGTTTGATAATCGTATTGAATTTCATAGTCCAGGGAAGTTACCTAATACTGTTACTATTGAAAAGATGAAAATAGGAGTGTCTTATGCACGGAATCCTTTCCTAGTAAAATATATGGAAAATATGAGATATATAGATCAATTAGGAAGAGGCGTTCCTATGATTCTGAAAACAATGAAAGATTTAGGGGCAAGGGAACCCCTTTTACAGGAATCAGGAGAAGAATTTGTTCTTACTGTATATAAAGAATAA
- the rarD gene encoding EamA family transporter RarD: MNNQKTIGVIYAAAAYTLWGILPVYWKMIDSVFSMEILANRIVWALVFMILIITVTKKWDELKRIVKYKGQMLYIFIASILITINWGLYIWAVNSDKIVDASLGYYINPLLAVALGVVIFKEKLSYWTGAALIVAFIGVIIKTIQYGKIPWISLGLAISFALYGAIKKSVKASSIIGLTLETAIITPAAAIYIALRHVSGVGAFETQGTLVILLLIGGGVVTAIPLLLFASGAKRLPLSLIGFTQYISPTISLVIGIFVYNEGFTAVDMIAFCFIWAAITIYSFSQMSLAKSLKNLEHTN; encoded by the coding sequence ATGAATAATCAAAAAACTATTGGTGTGATATATGCGGCTGCGGCATATACATTATGGGGCATTCTACCAGTATACTGGAAGATGATAGATAGCGTATTTTCAATGGAAATTTTAGCTAACAGAATTGTGTGGGCATTAGTATTTATGATTCTAATTATTACAGTAACTAAAAAATGGGATGAATTAAAACGTATAGTTAAATATAAGGGTCAAATGCTTTATATCTTCATTGCATCAATTTTAATTACGATTAACTGGGGATTGTATATTTGGGCTGTCAATTCAGATAAGATTGTAGATGCAAGTCTTGGATATTACATTAATCCATTATTAGCAGTGGCACTTGGAGTGGTAATTTTCAAGGAAAAACTAAGTTATTGGACAGGAGCTGCACTTATTGTTGCGTTTATTGGTGTAATAATAAAAACCATTCAGTATGGTAAAATTCCATGGATCTCTTTAGGACTGGCTATTTCTTTTGCATTATATGGGGCAATTAAAAAATCGGTTAAAGCAAGCTCTATAATTGGACTAACTCTTGAAACAGCTATAATTACTCCGGCCGCGGCAATATATATAGCATTAAGACATGTTAGTGGAGTTGGTGCTTTTGAGACACAAGGCACATTGGTAATCCTTTTGCTCATAGGAGGTGGCGTGGTTACAGCTATTCCTTTGTTGCTTTTTGCAAGTGGCGCAAAAAGGCTTCCTTTATCATTGATCGGTTTTACACAGTATATTTCGCCAACCATAAGCTTGGTTATTGGAATATTTGTGTATAATGAAGGGTTTACAGCTGTTGATATGATAGCCTTTTGTTTTATATGGGCGGCAATAACTATATATTCTTTCTCACAAATGAGTCTGGCTAAAAGTTTGAAGAATTTAGAGCATACTAACTAG
- a CDS encoding MerR family transcriptional regulator, with protein sequence MYTIGQFSKIAKLSSKVLRHYDKIDLLKPEYVNEENGYRYYDLKQIKDVIIINKLKSYGFLLEEIREILLENNLQELKRLMEIKIKSLTQELNYNQFLLNQMKYEFEKLVKGEDIMNENREFNIILKEQEPLIVLSIRDNISMDYIGSLIGKVYENVYKNGLKPIGNIMSIYYLQNEEEDFNHDNADVEVCIPVDKEFSSNEISTRILEGGPHAYTTFIGPYSEISQAYGAMMEWVKHNKYKISRPPFEKYIKGPEEGCNPQDFVTEVYFPVVKI encoded by the coding sequence TTGTACACAATAGGACAATTTTCCAAAATTGCGAAGTTATCATCAAAAGTTTTAAGACACTATGATAAAATCGATTTACTAAAACCGGAGTATGTAAATGAGGAGAATGGATATCGATATTATGATTTAAAGCAAATAAAAGATGTCATAATTATAAACAAATTAAAATCTTATGGCTTTTTACTTGAGGAAATAAGAGAGATTTTACTTGAAAATAATTTACAGGAATTAAAAAGACTTATGGAAATAAAAATCAAAAGTTTAACACAAGAGCTTAATTATAATCAATTTTTATTGAATCAGATGAAATATGAATTTGAAAAATTAGTAAAAGGAGAAGATATTATGAATGAAAATAGAGAATTCAATATTATTTTAAAAGAACAGGAACCACTTATAGTACTGAGTATAAGAGATAATATTTCTATGGATTATATAGGAAGCTTAATAGGTAAGGTATATGAAAATGTGTATAAAAATGGATTAAAACCTATAGGTAATATAATGTCTATTTATTATCTACAAAATGAAGAGGAAGACTTTAATCATGATAATGCAGATGTAGAAGTATGTATTCCTGTAGATAAAGAATTTAGTTCTAATGAAATAAGTACAAGGATACTGGAGGGAGGGCCGCATGCATATACTACTTTTATAGGACCTTATAGTGAGATCTCTCAGGCTTATGGAGCCATGATGGAATGGGTAAAGCATAATAAATATAAAATATCAAGACCACCTTTTGAAAAATATATAAAAGGGCCTGAAGAGGGATGCAATCCACAGGATTTTGTTACAGAAGTATATTTTCCTGTAGTTAAAATATAA